TTGCAGAAGAAAGGGAATTTGTTTGTTCTTTTTGGAATAAGCTATTTTCTTAAAAGATTAAAGGAGTCTATCCCAATATATTTGGGATAAACTCCTTTTCATATATTCTCTACAGTAAAAACAGCCTAACTTTCTACCGTACTTTAACTTATCAAATTCAAATATAATAAAAATCCATAAACAAAACACCCCAAGCCATTCAGCTCGGGGTTCTTCTATTCAGTACCTGGCGGTGTCCTACTCTCACATGGGGAAGCCCCACACTACCATCGGCGCATCGGCGTTTCACTTCTGAGTTCGGTATGGGGTCAGGTGGGACCACCGCTCTATCGCCGCCAGGATTATTCCTTTAATAACTTCTTCTATCTCTTTCTGCTCTCACTATCTCTAGTGCTCACAACCAAACAAGCTGATTTAACTTCAAAACTTTCTCTTTCTTCTCTGAGTTTGTTTCGTCTTCTCAACACCCAAAACCCTTGAGCGTTGTATAGTTAAGCCTCTCGGGCAATTAGTATCTGTTAGCTCAACGGCTCGCACCGCTTACACACCAGACCTATCTACGTCTTAGTCTTAAACAACCCTTACTGTCTTAAAGACAGGGAGAACTCATCTCTTGGCAAGTTTCGTGCTTAGATGCTTTCAGCACTTATCTCTTCCGCACTTAGCTACCCGGCAATGCGTCTGGCGACACAACCGGAACACCAGTGGTGCGTCCACTCCGGTCCTCTCGTACTAGGAGCAGCCCCAATCAATTCTCCAACGCCCACGGCAGATAGGGACCGAACTGTCTCACGACGTTCTAAACCCAGCTCGCGTACCACTTTAAATGGCGAACAGCCATACCCTTGGGACCTACTTCAGCCCCAGGATGTGATGAGCCGACATCGAGGTGCCAAACACCGCCGTCGATATGAACTCTTGGGCGGTATCAGCCTGTTATCCCCGGAGTACCTTTTATCCGTTGAGCGATGGCCCTTCCATTCAGAACCACCGGATCACTATGACCTACTTTCGTACCTGCTCGACTTGTCTGTCTCGCAGTTAAGCTTGCTTATACCATTGCACTAACCTGACGATGTCCGACCGTCATTAGCAAACCTTCGTGCTCCTCCGTTACTCTTTGGGAGGAGACCGCCCCAGTCAAACTACCCACCAGACACTGTCCGAGACCACGTTTCGTAATCTTCGTTAGAACATCAAACGTTAAAGGGTGGTATTTCAAGGACGACTCCAACAATACTGGCGTATCATCTTCATAGTCTCCCACCTATCCTACACATCAAAATTCAATGTTCAGTGTCAAGCTATAGTAAAGGTTCACGGGGTCTTTCCGTCTAGCCGCGGGTACACCGCATCTTCACGGCGATTTCAATTTCACTGAGTCTCGGGTGGAGACAGCCTGGCCATCATTATGCCATTCGTGCAGGTCGGAACTTACCCGACAAGGAATTTCGCTACCTTAGGACCGTTATAGTTACGGCCGCCGTTTACTGGGGCTTCGATCAGGAGCTTCTCTTTCGATTACACCATCAATTAACCTTCCAGCACCGGGCAGGCATCACACCCTATACGTCCACTTTCGTGTTTGCAGAGTGCTGTGTTTTTAATAAACAGTTGCAGCCAGCTGGTATCTTCGACCGGTTCAACCTTCGCCCGCAAGGGACTACAATCTACGCCGGCGCACCTTCTCCCGAAGTTACGGTGCTATTTTGCCTAGTTCCTTCACCCGAGTTCTCTCAAGCGCCTGAGTATTCTCTACCTGACCACCTGTGTCGGTTTTCAGTACGGTTTAGATAAACCTGAAGCTTAGTGGCTTTTCCTGGAAGTGTGGTATCGGTTACTTCAGCTCCGTAGAGCCTCGTCATCATCTCTCAGTGTTAAAGAAGTCCGGATTTGCCTAAACTTCACACCTACAAACTTAAACGCACATATCCAACAGTGCGATAACCTAACCTGCTCCGTCCCCACATCGCAGTTTATCCAAGTACGGGAATATTAACCCGTTTCCCATCGACTACGCTTTTCAGCCTCGCCTTAGGGGCCGACTCACCCTGCCCCGATTAACGTTGGACAGGAACCCTTGGTCTTCCGGCGAACGGGTTTTTCACCCGTTTTATCGTTACTTATGTCAGCATTCGCACTTCTGATACGTCCAGCAGCCCTCTCGAGCCACCTTCATCCGCTTACAGAACGCTCCCCTACCCAACAGACTTTCGTCTGATGCCGCAGCTTCGGTGCTATATTTGAGCCCCGTTACATCTTCCGCGCAGGCCGACTCGACTAGTGAGCTATTACGCTTTCTTTAAATGATGGCTGCTTCTAAGCCAACATCCTAGCTGTCTAAGCCTTCCCACTTCGTTTCCCACTTAATATAGACTTTGGGACCTTAGCTGGCGGTCTGGGTTGTTTCCCTCTCCACGACGGACGTTAGCACCCGCCGTGTGTCTCCTGAGTATCACTCTTCGGTATTCGTAGTTTGCATCGGGTTGGTAATCCGGGATGGACCCCTAGCCGAAACAGTGCTCTACCCCCGAAGGTGTCCGCTCAAGGCTCTACCTAAATAGATTTCGGGGAGAACCAGCTATCTCCCGGTTTGATTGGCCTTTCACCCCCAGCCACAAGTCATCCGCTAATTTTTCAACATTAGTCGGTTCGGTCCTCCAGTTAGTGTTACCCAACCTTCAACCTGCCCATGGCTAGATCACCGGGTTTCGGGTCTATACCTTGCAACTAGACGCCCAGTTAAGACTCGGTTTCCCTTCGGCTCCCCTATTCGGTTAACCTCGCTACAAAATATAAGTCGCTGACCCATTATACAAAAGGTACGCAGTCACCCTTAAAGGGCTCCCACTGCTTGTACGTACAAGGTTTCAGGTTCTATTTCACTCCCCTCACCGGGGTTCTTTTCGCCTTTCCTTCACAGTACTGGTTCACTATCGGTCAATCAGGAGTATTTAGCCTTGGAGGATGGTCCCCCCATCTTCAAACAGGATATCACGTGTCCCGCCCTACTTATCGTTAGCTTAGTACCATGACCTGGACTTCGAGTACGGGGCTATCACCCTGTATCGCCAAACTTCCCAGCTTGTTCCTCTGTCTCTGTCATTATCACTAACAGGCTCCTTCGCGTTCGCTCGCCGCTACTAACGAAATCTCGGTTGATTTCTTTTCCTCGGGGTACTTAGATGTTTCAGTTCTCCCGGTTTGCCTCACTTACCTATGGATTCAGTAAGTGATAGTAGATTCTTCATCTACTGGGTTTCCCCATTCGGACATCTTGGATTAAACGCCTCTTATCGACTCATCCAAGCTTTTCGCAGATTAGCACGTCCTTCATCGCCTCTGATTGCCAAGGCATCCACCTTGTACGCTTAGTCACTTAACTATACAACCTCAAAAATTCTTGATGTTGTGTTTTCAACTAAACACTTGATTGCTTTTGTTCAATCAAGATTTTATTCTTACTCAGACTTTTTCTTATCCTTAAAGGACTTGAAAGTCTCTTCAGTTTTTCAGCTTGTTTCCTGGTTGTTAAAGAACAGAAGATAATAAAGTTATCTTTATTTGGCGTCCCCACGGGGATTCGAACCCCGGTTACCGCCGTGAAAGGGCGATGTCCTAGGCCTCTAGACGATGGGGACAACAAATAAAGATACTCTATCTTACATTTTGCTTACGCACTTTTCTCTCTTCATTCATTTTCTACAATATATCAATCAATCTGTGTGGACACTTATTGCCTCTCGTTTTTGGTAAGGAGGTGATCCAACCGCAGGTTCCCCTACGGTTACCTTGTTACGACTTCACCCCAGTCATGAATCATACCGTGGTAAACGCCCTCCCGAAGGTTAAGCTATCTACTTCTGGTACAACCCACTCCCATGGTGTGACGGGCGGTGTGTACAAGGCCCGGGAACGTATTCACCGCAACATTCTGATTTGCGATTACTAGCGATTCCGACTTCATGGAGTCGAGTTGCAGACTCCAATCCGGACTTAGACGTACTTTGTGAGATTCGCTCCAGCTCGCACTATCGCTTCCCTCTGTATACGCCATTGTAGCACGTGTGTAGCCCTACTCGTAAGGGCCATGATGACTTGACGTCATCCCCACCTTCCTCCGGTTTATCACCGGCAGTCTCCTTTGAGTTCCCGACCTAATCGCTGGCAACAAAGGATAAGGGTTGCGCTCGTTGCGGGACTTAACCCAACATTTCACAACACGAGCTGACGACAGCCATGCAGCACCTGTCTCAGAGTTCCCGAAGGCACCAATCCATCTCTGAAAAGTTCTCTGGATGTCAAGAGTAGGTAAGGTTCTTCGCGTTGCATCGAATTAAACCACATGCTCCACCGCTTGTGCGGGCCCCCGTCAATTCATTTGAGTTTTAACCTTGCGGCCGTACTCCCCAGGCGGTCGATTTATCACGTTAGCTACGGGCGCCAAACCTAAAGTTCAACCCCCAAATCGACATCGTTTACAGCGTGGACTACCAGGGTATCTAATCCTGTTTGCTCCCCACGCTTTCGCACATGAGCGTCAGTACATTCCCAAGGGGCTGCCTTCGCCTTCGGTATTCCTCCACATCTCTACGCATTTCACCGCTACACGTGGAATTCTACCCCTCCCTAAAGTACTCTAGCGACCCAGTATGAAATGCAATTCCCAGGTTAAGCCCGGGGCTTTCACACCTCACTTAAGTCACCGCCTGCGTGCCCTTTACGCCCAGTTATTCCGATTAACGCTCGCACCCTCCGTATTACCGCGGCTGCTGGCACGGAGTTAGCCGGTGCTTCTTCTGTAGTTAACGTCAATCACCTAGTCTATTAAACTAAATGCCTTCCTCGCTACCGAAAGAACTTTACAACCCGAAGGCCTTCTTCATTCACGCGGCATGGCTGCGTCAGGGTTGCCCCCATTGCGCAATATTCCCCACTGCTGCCTCCCGTAGGAGTCTGGGCCGTGTCTCAGTCCCAGTGTGGCTGGTCATCCTCTCAGACCAGCTAGAGATCGTCGGCTTGGTGAGCCTTTACTTCACCAACTACCTAATCCCACTTGGGCTCATCCTATGGCATGTGGCCCGAAGGTCCCACACTTTAATCTTTCGATATTACGCGGTATTAGCTACAGTTTCCCGTAGTTATCCCCCTCCATAAGCTAGATTCCCAAGCATTACTCACCCGTCCGCCACTCGTCATCAAAGAAGCAAGCTTCTTTATGTTACCGTTCGACTTGCATGTGTTAAGCCTGCCGCCAGCGTTCAATCTGAGCCATGATCAAACTCTTCAATTCAAGTTCAATCGCTCAATACTGCTGACATAAAATGTCACTACTTAAAAAAGTATTATGAATTTCTAGTTAGCACCTATTAAGACTTCAAAATTAAAAAATATTTTTAAAACAAGTCAATCAACAAGTGCCCACACAGATTGTCTGATATATTGTTAAAGAGCAAAAAACAACGACGCACTGGTTTTATAAAGCTTCACAACAGCGCGTCGTTGTGTGGGGCGTATTATAGGCATTTCAGATGCCTTTGCAAGATCTTTTTGTAAAAAAATGTAAATTTTTTTGCTATTTGCTTATAAACGCACCAACATGACGAGAAAAAATCATTTTAAAACGGTAATGCCATCAAATCCCCAAAGCGCTAATGCCTGTTCTAATTGATGTTTATTCTCTACATCTTGCGTACAAAAGACCTGATTTTTCACCTCAGATTTTGACTGCACTTCTAATTTATCAAGTAAGAACTGCAACCGCTTGGCAATAGCGAATCCTGGATCCATAAAATTCTTCACTTGAGGTAAGCAAATTTGAATTTCATCTTTAATTAAAGGGAAATGGGTACAGCCTAAACAAATCGTATCTAAATTCTCTATTGAGGCCCAAGGACTTAATTCATTTTTCAATGCAATCAAATCGACCGATTTTCCTTGGATTTTATGCTCTGCGATTTCAACCAATTTAGTTGAGCCTAATCGTTCTACTATGCAATGGGAGGCAAACTGATGAATAAGATCATTAACATAAGGGCGTTTAACCGTGCCCTTTGTTGCCAATAGACCAATATGTTTTGTTTGTGATATTTCTGCTGCAGGCTTGATGGCTGGTACGGTTCCTACAATCGGAATAGAAAATTGTTCACGTAAAGGCGGTAACACTACTGTACTCGCGGTATTACAAGCAATCACAATGGCATCAAGTGGATAATTCTGATTAATTTTTTTACAAATATCCAATGTTCGCTGAATGATTGTTTCTTCTGATTTTTCTGAATAGGGGAAACCCGCATTGTCAAAGCAATACAAATAATGGTTATCAGGCATGAGCTTTTTCGCTTCTCGATAAACGCTTAAGCCCCCCATTCCTGAATCAAAGAAAAGTACCGTTGGTTTATTCATTTATAAAACTCTTTCAAAAATAACCGCACTTTAGGCATTCGAATAAATTTCTCGATTATTTAGCCAACGGCGGATTAAACTTTCTGCCACATCCGGGTATTTCACTATTAA
This portion of the Haemophilus parainfluenzae T3T1 genome encodes:
- the murI gene encoding glutamate racemase, encoding MNKPTVLFFDSGMGGLSVYREAKKLMPDNHYLYCFDNAGFPYSEKSEETIIQRTLDICKKINQNYPLDAIVIACNTASTVVLPPLREQFSIPIVGTVPAIKPAAEISQTKHIGLLATKGTVKRPYVNDLIHQFASHCIVERLGSTKLVEIAEHKIQGKSVDLIALKNELSPWASIENLDTICLGCTHFPLIKDEIQICLPQVKNFMDPGFAIAKRLQFLLDKLEVQSKSEVKNQVFCTQDVENKHQLEQALALWGFDGITVLK